The genomic region GGCAGAGAACTCCCGCCCCTCCACTCCCCCCAGGGAATCTCCCGGCCAAAGGGGACAGGGAAATCGCTCTGCGCGACTCCTTTATCAGGAATGGCCACGGATTGATGACTTTGGAGAGGGAGGCGTTTTCCGTTACCGGGTCTTTGTGGATCGCAGGGGAGAGGTCACTCGCTGGGAAACCCTGGACACCTTTGACTGCCCGCCCTGCGAGAAAGAGGCCGAGAGAATTGTCCGCGGACTTCGCTTCCGCCCCGCCTTGCGAGACGGGAAGAAGGTGCCCAGCCAGGTCAGTTATGAGATTCGTTTTGGAGAGGGCGGGGGACCGGAAGAGTAAAGGAGAAGGTGGATCCCTGTCCCACTTCACTCCTCACCCAGAGGCGTCCCCCCATGGCTTCGACCAGTTCCCGCGCTAGAGCCAGACCCAGACCGGTCCCTGCTTCCGCCCGGGACTCCAGGGTCCTCACCCGATAGAACTTCTGGAAAATCTTCTCCTGTTCCTCCCGGGGGATCCCCCGGCCCTGGTCTTGTACATCAAGACGCAAGAAATCACTGAGGTCGCTCTTTCTCCGCCCCGGAATGAAGCTCCATGACAGATGAACCGGATTTTCGTCCGGGGAGAACTTGAGAGCATTGTCCAGCAGATGATCCAGTACGCTCGAAAAGTGTCGGCAATCTGCAAGAACCCGGTAGCTGGGAAGCTCTGCAGGAACTTGAATGCGTTCTTCGCCTCCGGATTTCTCCTGCAGGTAATCGCGGATCAGGCTCGGGAAGGCAAACTCCTGCAGATCCAGATCCAGTTGCGGAGAGGACATGTCCGAGAGCGTGAGAAGTTCCCGCACCAGTTGATCCAACTGGGAAGCTGAATTACGGATCCCTTCCAGGAAATCCTGAAACTTGCTGCTCCCGGCTTCGGACTCTTTCATCGCAAGTTCTGAATAGGCAAGAATACTGGTCAGAGGCGTTCGAAGCTCATGACTGATGCTGTTGAGAAAATCCGATTTCCTCTGCTCCAGTTCATTCCCTTCTACAGAAGAGTCCTCCCGTCCGCGAAGCAGATGAAGGCGCTCTGCAGTCATGCTGAGAACCGGAAGAAGATTGCGGATTGTAGGCAGGTCATTCTTGTCCGTCTGCTTTCTCTCCGGGAGAAGCAGTGCGCCACGGAATTGCCCCTCTCCGCAAAAGGGAAAGACCCGAAAACAGTCCCGGGACCGGATCAGGAGCCCGGGCACTTTCATGGAAGAAGCCGTCAGACGCTTGGGCAGCGGGTCGGAGAGAAAGTCGCGGGGTAGAAAGTGACCCTCCGGTACGGGAAAGGGACTGTCGCCACTCAGGGGAAAGAGACTCCACTCCTTCGGCTGAAGGGACGGCAGCAAGAGAAAACCCCGGCTCTTCTTCTGTCCGAGCAGCTTTGAAGTAAGTCGCGCGATTTCCCGATAGCTCTGCAGGCTCGCATAGGAAGCCAGGCCCGAATCCGCCGCGGTCAATGGACTTGCTGGCACGAGAATATCCTGCACCGGTCACTCCTTGCGCAGGGGAAGCCCCCTGTCTCTCGAAAGCACTTTCGGGCAGGCCTCTAGTTGCCTATGGGACAATGACTTGAAGTTTCGCCCGATTTCACAATGAAGAGAGTTGCAACTCTCATTCCACCGTGCTGCGCATGGCTCCGAAGTAGCGAAAAGCGGAGACGGAGGCCAGGACCAGAATCAGGATCAGGGAGAGAAGAAGCAGCAGGGTAAAGGTCGGGCTCTTGGCAGATGCACCGAGGCCGAGCAGAATCAGAAGCCCGTTTCCTAGAATCGACTGAAGAAGCATCTTCCACTTTCCCAGCCGGTCGGCCGGAAGAGAAAGTCCGGTCTTTCTCTGGTAGCGTTCTCTCAGCCAGGTGATCCCCCACTCCCGGACAAGAAGCAGCAGAACAAAAACCCAGGCCAGCAAGCTGCCCGAAAAATGAGCCAGCGCGAGGAAGATCACCGAGATTAGGATCTTGTCCGCCAGAGGATCGAGGTGTTCTCCCAAGCGACTGATCTGGTTGGCTCTTCGGGCAATATAACCGTCGAGAGTGTCCAGCAAGGCCGCCACCGTACAGAGAAGAG from Candidatus Krumholzibacteriia bacterium harbors:
- a CDS encoding energy transducer TonB, yielding MHRLRWIPFILIAGLLLVVLLFEFFPRFFEGMQGEPETWAASGEWNPEITWDPSDPRKTEESPEDPAESSEDAVAENAEAVPEAILETREMTAENSRPSTPPRESPGQRGQGNRSARLLYQEWPRIDDFGEGGVFRYRVFVDRRGEVTRWETLDTFDCPPCEKEAERIVRGLRFRPALRDGKKVPSQVSYEIRFGEGGGPEE
- a CDS encoding HAMP domain-containing sensor histidine kinase, whose protein sequence is MQDILVPASPLTAADSGLASYASLQSYREIARLTSKLLGQKKSRGFLLLPSLQPKEWSLFPLSGDSPFPVPEGHFLPRDFLSDPLPKRLTASSMKVPGLLIRSRDCFRVFPFCGEGQFRGALLLPERKQTDKNDLPTIRNLLPVLSMTAERLHLLRGREDSSVEGNELEQRKSDFLNSISHELRTPLTSILAYSELAMKESEAGSSKFQDFLEGIRNSASQLDQLVRELLTLSDMSSPQLDLDLQEFAFPSLIRDYLQEKSGGEERIQVPAELPSYRVLADCRHFSSVLDHLLDNALKFSPDENPVHLSWSFIPGRRKSDLSDFLRLDVQDQGRGIPREEQEKIFQKFYRVRTLESRAEAGTGLGLALARELVEAMGGRLWVRSEVGQGSTFSFTLPVPRPLQNESHN
- a CDS encoding CDP-alcohol phosphatidyltransferase family protein; its protein translation is MSKSSHRQYDRILTIPNLLSGIRVLMALLAALLFFFRGPTLFPALLCTVAALLDTLDGYIARRANQISRLGEHLDPLADKILISVIFLALAHFSGSLLAWVFVLLLLVREWGITWLRERYQRKTGLSLPADRLGKWKMLLQSILGNGLLILLGLGASAKSPTFTLLLLLSLILILVLASVSAFRYFGAMRSTVE